In Dromaius novaehollandiae isolate bDroNov1 chromosome 2, bDroNov1.hap1, whole genome shotgun sequence, one DNA window encodes the following:
- the C2H8orf76 gene encoding uncharacterized protein C8orf76 homolog encodes MPAAAAPRSVLPLRDGAAAQQGARYPLPALASPGYALGGTLWCGRAAAEAMELPLGCEFEDSVFADSKERGPGSGGGGGPPYSAKRCEPRWFCEEMDSVDDTEILTGKKFLGDLAYREQESEKALCEYSSCLLLLPPSNIAMRRDVQEGQARCLSRLGRHKEALDIAEKLRNGATNTDHLTTVLNLQFAIYQGLENAEKKITCLQQLICLHPFNPWYWKLLAEAYMSLLQNLSPLFIPEMKLNQSEEVGISDSNFKTSTGREINFQSHRSESQKECFWSSLAIETKSKNPVTCGNSQIIKEFFCASEEAERTDEGKHIASESWEQNMLKKVGIKACASFIRARLLLQLTQLQQSSFVLEKNIKSQKEIEDKVKRFGLKESSLLLMTEVMGADLLPEKIKEEFQGEVKCVGSSALSSLVTASATEFEIKWFRNLQDDLCHFDRQFDSHKYSPPSVI; translated from the exons ATGCCGGCCGCCGCTGCGCCGCGCTCGGTGCTTCCTCTCCGGGACGGCGCCGCGGCCCAGCAGGGAGCGCGCTACCCCCTCCCCGCCTTGGCTAGCCCGGGGTACGCTCTAGGCGGCACTCTATGGTGCGGGAGGGCAGCGGCTGAGGCGATGGAGCTGCCGCTGGGCTGCGAGTTCGAGGACTCCGTGTTCGCCGACAGCAAGGAGAGaggcccgggcagcggcggcggcgggggcccgcCGTACAGTGCCAAGCGCTGCGAGCCGCGG TGGTTTTGCGAGGAAATGGACAGCGTGGATGACACCGAAATCCTAACGGGCAAAAAATTCTTGGGCGACCTGGCATACAGGGAGCAAGAGTCTGAG AAAGCCTTGTGTGAATACTCAAGCTGCTTACTACTCCTGCCTCCCAGTAACATTGCAATGAGAAGAGATGTCCAAGAGGGTCAGGCTCGGTGTTTATCTCGGCTAGGAAGACACAAGGAAGCTCTGGATATTGCAGAAAAACTG aGAAATGGTGCTACTAATACAGATCACTTAACGACTGTTCTCAACCTGCAGTTTGCCATTTATCAGGGtctggaaaatgcagaaaaaaagatcacATGTTTACAGCAACTGATCTGCTTACATCCTTTCAACCCTTGGTACTGGAAGTTACTCGCTGAAGCTTATATGAGCCTTTTACAGAATCTGTCTCCATTATTCATTCCAGAAATGAAACTAAATCAGTCTGAAGAGGTTGGAATAAGTGACAGTAATTTCAAAACATCAACGGGAAGAGAGATTAATTTCCAGTCTCACAGATCAGAGAGCCAGAAAGAATGTTTTTGGTCCAGCCTTGCTATAGAAACAAAGAGTAAAAATCCAGTAACTTGTGGCAACAGCCAAATAATAAAAGAATTCTTCTGCGCTTCAGAAGAAGCTGAAAGAACGGATGAAGGGAAACACATAGCCTCTGAGTCCTGGGAGCAGAACATGTTGAAGAAAGTTGGGATAAAGGCATGTGCCTCATTTATTAGAGCAAG GCTTTTACTTCAGCTCACACAGTTGCAACAGTCTTCCTTTGTTCtagagaaaaacataaaaagtcAAAAAGAAATTGAGGACAAAGTGAAACGTTTTGGTTTAAAAGAAAGCTCCTTGCTGTTGATGACCGAG GTCATGGGGGCGGATCTTctaccagaaaaaataaaagaggaatttCAGGGTGAGGTAAAATGCGTAGGATCTTCAGCACTGTCATCACTGGTCACTGCATCAGCCACAGAATTTGAAATCAAATGGTTCAGAAATCTCCAAGATGATTTGTGTCACTTTGACAGACAATTTGATTCACATAAATATAGCCCACCTTCAGTAATTTAA
- the ZHX1 gene encoding zinc fingers and homeoboxes protein 1 — protein sequence MASKRKSTTPCMVLANEQDPDLEMVSDLEGGPPVLTPVENPTAESITSDEDVHEYVDSDNQKNLKVEGGYECKYCTFQTPDLNMFTFHVDSEHPNVVLNSSYVCVECNFLTKRYDALSEHNLKYHPGEENFKLTMVKRNNQTIFEQTVNDLTFDGSFVREENAEQADPSEIPSSGISISKTPIMKMMKNKTETKRIAVFHNVVDDIPGEEKGTENEPNSDEVVENPPSAVSESKASHSVVCSAADVASAVVTPAPLIQPGVAQVITAVTAPQNPNLIPKVLIPVNSIPAYNTALDNNPLLLNTYNKFPYPTMSEITVLSTQAKYTEEQIKIWFSAQRLKHGVSWTPEEVEEARRKQFNGTVHTVPQTITVIPAHISAASNGLPSILQTCQIVGQPGLVLTQVAGANTLPVTAPIALTVAGVPNQTQLQKSQIHTAQPIAETKQVAAVPAPQSIKNEATLVNPDSFSIRAKKTKEQLAELKVSYLKNQFPQDSEIIRLMKITGLTKGEIKKWFSDTRYNQRNSKNNHGIHFNSDSCATIVIDSSDEMNESPTGVTPQSKSSWSAFPDFTPQKFKEKTDEQLQVLQASFLNNPVLTDEEMNRLRAQTKLTRREIDAWFTERRKSDVLKEEGADLNDSNASSSKEEAGETSVGDGAEPKSGGSSSSKIGKKSPEQLHMLKSSFVRTQWPSPQEYNKLAEETGLPRSEIVSWFGDTRYAWKNGGLKWYYYYQSANANSLNGQGFARKRGRGRPKGRGRGRPRGRPRGSKRLNSWDRGVSVIKFKTGTAILKDYYMKHKFLNEQDLDELVAKSHMGYEQVREWFAERQRRLELGIELFEEEEDEMLEDQEDEEETDDSDTWEPPRHVKRKLSKSD from the coding sequence ATGGCAAGTAAACGAAAATCAACCACACCTTGCATGGTCCTAGCCAACGAGCAGGATCCGGATCTAGAAATGGTATCGGACTTGGAGGGAGGACCACCTGTACTCACGCCGGTAGAGAACCCCACAGCAGAAAGCATAACGAGTGATGAGGATGTCCACGAGTATGTGGATTCAGACAATCAGAAAAATTTAAAAGTAGAAGGTGGTTATGAATGTAAATACTGTACTTTTCAAACTCCAGATCTCAATATGTTTACTTTCCATGTGGATTCAGAACATCCCAATGTAGTATTAAATTCATCCTACGTTTGTGTAGAATGCAATTTTCTTACCAAAAGATACGATGCTCTCTCAGAGCATAATTTGAAGTACCATCCTGGAGAGGAGAATTTTAAATTGACCATGGTGAAACGTAATAATCAGACAATCTTTGAGCAAACAGTAAATGATCTCACTTTTGATGGGAGTTTTGTTAGAGAAGAAAATGCTGAACAGGCTGACCCTTCTGAGATCCCCTCATCAGGGATCTCAATTAGCAAAACTCCTAttatgaaaatgatgaaaaacaaaacagagactaAGCGCATTGCTGTTTTCCACAATGTAGTTGATGACATTCCTGGTGAAGAAAAGGGAACTGAAAATGAGCCAAACTCTGATGAAGTAGTAGAAAACCCGCCATCGGCAGTTTCTGAGTCAAAAGCGAGCCATTCGGTTGTTTGCAGTGCAGCAGATGTAGCTAGCGCAGTAGTGACTCCAGCACCGTTGATTCAGCCCGGGGTGGCACAGGTTATAACAGCTGTTACAGCTCCGCAGAATCCAAACCTGATTCCAAAAGTCTTAATACCTGTAAATAGCATTCCAGCCTATAACACTGCTTTGGATAACAATCCTCTTTTGCTTAACACCTACAACAAATTCCCTTACCCAACCATGTCAGAAATCACTGTTCTTTCCACTCAAGCTAAGTACACAGAGGAACAGATTAAAATATGGTTTTCTGCCCAGCGTCTGAAACATGGTGTGAGCTGGACACCAGAGGAAGTGGAGGAAGCAAGGAGGAAACAATTTAATGGCACGGTGCATACTGTGCCACAGACAATTACCGTTATTCCAGCACACATTTCCGCTGCTAGCAATGGTTTGCCCTCCATTTTGCAGACCTGCCAAATAGTTGGTCAGCCAGGACTTGTTCTCACTCAAGTTGCAGGTGCAAATACACTACCAGTAACAGCCCCAATAGCTTTGACTGTAGCGGGAGTCCCAAACCAAACGCAGTTGCAGAAGAGTCAAATTCATACTGCTCAGCCTATTGCAGAAACCAAGCAAGTAGCTGCCGTTCCAGCCCCTCAGTCTATCAAAAATGAAGCCACGCTAGTGAATCCTGACTCTTTCAGCATCCgagcaaaaaaaacaaaggaacaacTGGCAGAATTAAAAGTCAGCTACCTTAAAAATCAGTTTCCTCAAGATTCAGAAATTATTAGGCTTATGAAAATAACAGGCCTGACTAAAGGAGAGATCAAAAAGTGGTTTAGTGATACACGCTACAATCAAAGAAACTCGAAGAATAATCACGGGATTCATTTCAACAGTGATTCATGTGCCACCATTGTTATTGATTCAAGTGATGAAATGAATGAGTCTCCAACAGGAGTCACTCCACAGAGCAAGTCATCATGGAGTGCTTTTCCTGACTTCACCCCACAGAAGTTCAAAGAAAAGACGGATGAGCAGCTGCAAGTCCTCCAAGCAAGTTTTCTTAATAACCCTGTCCTAACAGATGAAGAAATGAATAGGTTAAGAGCCCAAACCAAACTCACCAGGAGAGAGATTGATGCCTGGTTTACAGAAAGAAGGAAATCAGATGTCTTAAAGGAAGAGGGAGCTGACCTGAATGACAGCAATGCCAGCAGCTCAAAAGAGGAGGCTGGAGAAACATCTGTGGGAGATGGAGCAGAGCCAAAATCAGGGGGTTCCTCTTCAAGCAAAATAGGCAAAAAATCACCAGAGCAGTTGCACATGCTGAAAAGTTCCTTTGTCCGTACTCAGTGGCCATCTCCACAAGAATACAACAAGCTGGCAGAAGAAACTGGGCTCCCAAGATCAGAAATTGTGAGCTGGTTTGGAGATACTCGCTATGCCTGGAAAAATGGTGGATTGAAGTGGTATTATTACTACCAGAGTGCCAATGCAAACAGTCTGAATGGACAAGGCTTTgcgaggaagagagggagaggaagaccaaaagggagggggagaggaagaccTCGGGGGAGGCCTCGGGGAAGCAAGAGGTTAAATAGCTGGGACAGAGGTGTGTCTGTCATAAAATTCAAAACTGGAACAGCAATCCTGAAGGACTACTACATGAAGCACAAATTCCTTAATGAGCAAGACCTTGATGAACTTGTAGCCAAATCTCACATGGGATATGAGCAGGTCAGAGAGTGGTTTGCAGAAAGGCAAAGAAGATTAGAGCTTGGAATAGAACTctttgaggaggaggaagatgaaatgCTAGAAGATcaggaagatgaagaagaaacagATGATAGTGATACTTGGGAACCTCCCCGACATGTTAAGCGCAAACTCTCAAAATCAGATTGA